The following proteins are encoded in a genomic region of Arthrobacter jiangjiafuii:
- a CDS encoding MFS transporter, producing the protein MHLKDRIEESPLSRRQVGIIAICTALYMIDGFDVLVMAFSAADVSKEWDLNGAELGFLLSAALVGMAVGSIFVSTVADVIGRQKTLLIGVCIVALGMLGSVFAPSYTVLLILRLITGVAIGTLQATINVFASEFSNAKRRSTALSIVSIGQPVGGVLGGLVTGLLIASFGWRYAFLFGAVATLCMIPLVLKVLPESIDYLSERRPPNALERINNTLRSIGQEPVSALPEPVARAGKSRFAEVLTGVNARRTILLSLAYFILMASFYFANSWTPKLITASGFSAQDGITAGVLFSVGAITGAVALGIFGARYNMRKVLAVFFVIGAATFVVFANSTNGSLSLALFAAALVGFGSNAPIAGMLAISPTYYDSNVRGTALGLVIGMGRVGAIVSPILAGTLIDGGWTPGDLYFLFVIPMALGAVVISMLGAPVLRGAEAAKVPAPH; encoded by the coding sequence ATGCACCTCAAAGACCGGATCGAAGAATCTCCCCTGAGCCGACGGCAAGTCGGCATCATCGCCATTTGTACCGCGCTGTATATGATCGACGGTTTCGACGTCCTGGTCATGGCGTTCAGTGCCGCAGACGTCTCCAAGGAATGGGACCTCAACGGCGCCGAACTCGGATTCCTGCTCAGCGCGGCGCTGGTGGGGATGGCGGTCGGTTCGATCTTCGTCTCGACGGTTGCCGATGTCATCGGCCGGCAAAAAACACTGCTGATCGGCGTCTGCATTGTCGCCCTGGGCATGCTCGGCTCGGTCTTCGCTCCGTCCTACACCGTCCTGCTGATCCTGCGCCTGATCACCGGCGTGGCCATCGGCACGCTGCAGGCAACCATCAATGTCTTTGCCTCGGAGTTCTCCAACGCCAAGCGCCGGTCCACGGCCCTGTCCATCGTGAGCATCGGGCAGCCGGTCGGCGGCGTCCTCGGCGGGCTTGTCACGGGCCTGCTGATCGCGTCCTTCGGGTGGCGGTACGCCTTCCTGTTCGGGGCCGTGGCAACCCTGTGCATGATTCCGCTGGTACTGAAGGTGCTGCCGGAATCCATCGACTACCTCTCCGAACGCCGCCCGCCCAATGCCTTGGAGCGCATCAACAACACCCTCCGCAGCATCGGCCAGGAGCCGGTATCGGCACTGCCTGAGCCGGTGGCCCGGGCCGGGAAGTCCCGGTTCGCCGAGGTCCTTACCGGCGTCAACGCCCGCCGCACCATCCTGCTCTCGCTCGCCTACTTCATCCTGATGGCCAGCTTCTACTTCGCCAACTCGTGGACCCCGAAGCTCATCACCGCTTCGGGCTTCAGCGCGCAGGACGGCATTACCGCCGGTGTGCTCTTCAGCGTCGGCGCAATCACCGGAGCAGTGGCCCTGGGCATCTTCGGCGCCCGCTACAACATGCGGAAGGTCCTGGCGGTCTTCTTCGTCATCGGCGCTGCCACCTTCGTGGTCTTCGCCAACTCCACCAACGGCTCGCTGTCACTGGCACTCTTTGCCGCTGCGCTTGTGGGGTTCGGCTCCAACGCGCCGATCGCCGGGATGCTCGCGATCAGCCCCACCTACTACGACTCCAACGTGCGCGGCACGGCGCTTGGCCTGGTCATCGGCATGGGCCGGGTCGGGGCGATCGTCTCCCCGATCCTGGCCGGCACGCTGATCGACGGCGGCTGGACTCCCGGCGACCTGTACTTCCTCTTCGTGATCCCGATGGCGCTGGGCGCCGTCGTCATTTCGATGCTGGGTGCGCCGGTGCTGCGCGGGGCCGAAGCAGCCAAGGTCCCCGCGCCGCACTAG
- a CDS encoding catalase, whose translation MSEKSASVPDLPIPGAPAPQPPELAEPVEPREPLPPKPDQDGPETVSPTGVPTGAPKASNAQSGRYLTTAQGVRLQDTDHSLKAGRRGPVLLQDHHLREKITHFDHERIPERVVHARGAAAHGVFVANGAAEGVTRAGFLAKGTETPVFVRFSTVLGSRGSADTVRDTRGFSTKFYTDEGNYDLVANNIPVFFIQDAIKFPDVIHAGKPHPDREIPQAQSAHDTFWDFVSLHTEAQHHTMWNMSDRGIPRSYRTMEGFGVHTFRLVNAKGETTLVKFHWKPRQGVHSLVWEEAQIINGMDPDFHRRDLADSIEAGAFPQWDLGIQVFPDTEDEMFEGIDLLDPTKLVPEELAPVQIIGTMTLNANVTNYFAETEQVAFHPGHLVPGIDVTNDPLLQGRLFSYIDTQLTRLGGPNFSQIPINRPHAPVNDMFRDGFHQDADHSGVAPYQPNSLDGGCPFMAGADMGAFIDVPAEVPAARKVRENPATFDDHYSQVRMFFRSLTPVEQDHVVQAYTFELGKCYEENIRLRQLQALANIDERLASEVATGLGLEAPLPTVVVEDTAPSPALSQLGGSWPVAGRMVGVIADESTDLGTLAEVMAAVDAEGMVPLVIAPHGGKLGGGVPIQRTYLTARSTEFDAVVVAASGAAATDAVDSLDAKAGNPEGHPSLDPRITLLLAEAFRHSKAIGAWGDGAAVLQAAGVPVDAPGVVVGGGAEVAAGLTALLAKHRVWERFPTAVA comes from the coding sequence ATGTCTGAAAAGAGCGCATCCGTGCCCGACCTGCCCATCCCCGGCGCTCCGGCGCCGCAGCCGCCCGAGCTGGCCGAGCCGGTGGAGCCGCGTGAGCCGCTCCCGCCCAAGCCGGATCAGGACGGGCCGGAGACGGTTTCTCCCACCGGCGTTCCCACCGGGGCGCCGAAGGCCTCCAATGCCCAGAGCGGACGGTACCTGACCACCGCGCAGGGCGTCCGCCTGCAGGATACCGACCATTCCCTCAAGGCCGGCCGGCGCGGACCCGTGCTGCTGCAGGACCATCATCTCCGGGAAAAGATCACCCACTTCGACCATGAGCGCATCCCTGAGCGCGTAGTGCATGCCCGCGGCGCGGCAGCCCACGGCGTGTTTGTCGCCAACGGAGCCGCCGAGGGCGTAACCCGCGCGGGCTTCCTGGCCAAGGGCACCGAAACTCCGGTGTTTGTCCGCTTCTCCACCGTCCTGGGCTCACGCGGGTCAGCTGACACAGTCCGCGATACCCGCGGTTTCAGCACCAAGTTCTACACGGACGAGGGCAACTATGACCTGGTAGCCAATAACATTCCGGTGTTCTTCATCCAGGACGCCATCAAGTTCCCGGACGTCATCCACGCGGGCAAGCCGCATCCGGACCGCGAAATTCCGCAGGCCCAGAGTGCCCATGACACCTTCTGGGACTTCGTTTCCCTCCACACCGAGGCGCAGCACCACACCATGTGGAACATGTCCGACCGAGGGATTCCCCGCTCCTACCGCACCATGGAGGGCTTCGGCGTCCACACGTTCCGTCTGGTCAATGCCAAGGGCGAAACCACGCTGGTGAAGTTCCACTGGAAGCCCCGGCAGGGTGTGCACTCCCTGGTCTGGGAAGAAGCGCAGATCATCAACGGCATGGACCCCGACTTCCACCGCCGGGACCTGGCCGACTCCATTGAAGCAGGCGCCTTCCCGCAGTGGGACCTGGGCATCCAGGTCTTCCCGGATACCGAAGACGAAATGTTCGAGGGCATCGACCTGCTGGACCCGACCAAGCTCGTCCCAGAGGAACTGGCTCCGGTGCAGATCATCGGCACCATGACCCTGAACGCCAATGTCACGAACTACTTCGCGGAAACCGAACAGGTGGCCTTCCACCCGGGACACCTGGTGCCCGGCATCGACGTCACCAACGACCCGCTGCTGCAGGGCCGGCTGTTCTCCTACATCGACACCCAGCTGACCCGCCTGGGCGGGCCGAACTTCAGCCAGATTCCGATCAACCGGCCGCACGCACCGGTCAATGACATGTTCCGCGACGGTTTCCACCAGGATGCGGACCATTCAGGCGTGGCTCCCTACCAGCCCAATTCGCTCGACGGCGGCTGCCCGTTCATGGCGGGTGCGGACATGGGTGCCTTCATCGATGTTCCCGCCGAGGTCCCGGCGGCCCGCAAGGTCCGCGAAAACCCCGCCACCTTCGATGACCACTACAGCCAGGTCAGGATGTTCTTCCGCTCCCTGACACCGGTGGAGCAGGACCACGTGGTCCAGGCCTACACGTTTGAATTGGGCAAGTGCTACGAGGAGAACATCCGGCTGCGCCAGTTGCAGGCCCTGGCGAACATTGACGAGCGCCTGGCCTCGGAAGTGGCAACCGGGCTGGGCCTGGAGGCACCGTTGCCCACCGTCGTCGTCGAAGACACGGCACCGAGCCCGGCCCTGAGCCAGCTGGGCGGATCCTGGCCGGTGGCCGGCCGCATGGTCGGCGTCATTGCCGATGAATCCACCGACCTGGGCACGCTCGCCGAAGTGATGGCTGCGGTTGACGCCGAAGGCATGGTGCCGCTGGTCATCGCGCCGCACGGTGGAAAGCTCGGCGGCGGGGTGCCGATCCAGCGGACCTACCTCACCGCCCGTTCCACCGAATTCGACGCCGTCGTGGTGGCGGCCTCCGGCGCTGCGGCCACCGACGCCGTGGACAGCCTGGACGCCAAGGCCGGGAACCCTGAGGGGCACCCTTCCCTGGATCCGCGCATCACCCTGCTGCTGGCCGAGGCATTCCGCCATTCCAAGGCCATCGGCGCCTGGGGTGACGGCGCTGCCGTACTGCAGGCGGCCGGCGTACCCGTGGACGCACCCGGCGTCGTCGTCGGCGGCGGTGCCGAAGTAGCCGCCGGCCTGACTGCGCTGCTGGCCAAGCACCGCGTCTGGGAGCGCTTCCCCACCGCGGTCGCGTAA
- a CDS encoding TetR/AcrR family transcriptional regulator, with product MHESGGENQGGGCERLDAARNRRLLLGTALGIVAEQGADALTMDDLARRAGVGKGTVFRRFGSRAGLMQALLDHAQRDFQESYMSGPAPLGPGAPPLERLHAFGMARIQAVEITGELRRAADVAGPGSYRHPVRRLELAHLTMLLSAVPEVRDPELSAYQLEAFLEAGLLLHLHRGAGMSLERIIDGWVGLVSSVVGAAGDDPPRRINV from the coding sequence ATGCATGAGAGCGGAGGCGAGAACCAGGGTGGCGGCTGCGAACGCCTCGACGCGGCCCGCAACCGCCGGCTGCTGCTGGGAACGGCCCTTGGCATCGTCGCCGAACAGGGCGCCGACGCCCTGACCATGGACGATCTTGCCCGCCGGGCCGGCGTGGGTAAGGGAACGGTCTTTCGCCGCTTCGGCAGCCGGGCCGGGCTGATGCAGGCCCTGCTGGACCACGCCCAGCGTGACTTCCAGGAGAGTTACATGAGTGGCCCCGCGCCGCTGGGTCCGGGGGCGCCGCCGCTGGAGCGGCTTCATGCCTTCGGTATGGCCCGGATCCAGGCAGTGGAAATCACCGGTGAACTGCGGCGGGCCGCCGACGTCGCCGGTCCGGGCAGCTATCGGCATCCCGTCCGCCGGCTGGAGCTGGCCCACCTCACCATGCTCCTGTCCGCGGTGCCGGAAGTCCGCGATCCCGAACTGTCCGCGTACCAGTTGGAGGCCTTTTTGGAAGCCGGACTGCTGCTGCACCTGCACCGCGGCGCAGGCATGTCGCTCGAGAGGATCATCGACGGCTGGGTGGGGCTGGTGTCATCGGTGGTCGGTGCTGCTGGGGACGACCCGCCTCGAAGGATAAATGTGTAA
- a CDS encoding NAD(P)H-dependent oxidoreductase: protein MSTKVLTLVGSLRAGSVNRQLAETAALIAPEGVEVEIFEGLGRIPFYNEDIDVEGSVPEAAVALRAAAAGADAVLLVCPEYNGTMPAVLKNAIDWLSRPFGTSAISGTPAAVIGSAFGQFGGVWAHDDARKSLGIAGASVVEDVRLSIGASVTRFAEIHPKDDAEVVEQIRTVLETLADSSAVAAA, encoded by the coding sequence TTGAGTACCAAAGTACTGACCTTGGTCGGCAGCCTGCGGGCGGGCTCGGTTAACCGCCAGCTGGCCGAAACAGCGGCCCTGATTGCCCCGGAAGGTGTCGAGGTCGAGATTTTCGAGGGTCTCGGCAGGATTCCGTTCTACAACGAGGACATCGACGTTGAGGGCTCGGTTCCCGAAGCCGCCGTCGCCCTGCGTGCCGCCGCGGCCGGCGCCGACGCCGTCCTGCTCGTGTGCCCGGAGTACAACGGGACCATGCCCGCCGTCCTGAAGAACGCCATTGACTGGCTCTCCCGCCCGTTCGGCACCAGCGCCATTTCCGGCACCCCCGCCGCCGTTATCGGCTCGGCCTTCGGCCAGTTCGGCGGAGTGTGGGCGCACGACGACGCGCGCAAGTCCCTGGGTATTGCCGGAGCCAGCGTGGTCGAGGACGTGCGGCTCTCCATCGGCGCCTCGGTGACCCGCTTCGCCGAGATCCACCCGAAGGATGACGCCGAGGTCGTGGAACAGATCCGCACCGTGCTCGAGACGCTCGCCGACAGCTCGGCCGTCGCTGCGGCTTAG
- a CDS encoding lantibiotic dehydratase C-terminal domain-containing protein: MSQLTAVRNASRTHSTGQWWTLSIYTGGFDVADGIIGELVTPLAAQAQALGAQRWFYTRCSEPANAHVRLRLLAAPDIIERLQSLLGALQEQASGVIGHLEVTHQFSQPVADRMGPGGMEQHSSRVEADLAKYGGVEGLALAEEVFELSSELGAWATARFPKVQNRWALGSLLLFDAARSMMRGPRSASWPDRRRVSWDYYWDSHLRSCTAGFGPRAESVRQAMTVQVAAKVAPTQRLMAATAAESAVENWRRRWFRTIDTYLYRADKARLSRSAQHLTVYQAHMLLNRLGLSLREEAALGLYARSWSTDREALLLDRR; encoded by the coding sequence ATGAGTCAGTTGACAGCAGTTCGAAACGCCTCGCGGACTCACTCAACAGGACAGTGGTGGACACTCTCGATATATACGGGCGGCTTCGATGTAGCGGACGGCATCATTGGAGAGCTGGTTACCCCGCTGGCAGCACAAGCCCAGGCGTTGGGAGCCCAGCGCTGGTTTTACACACGGTGCTCGGAGCCGGCAAATGCCCACGTGCGCCTGCGGCTGCTTGCCGCCCCCGACATCATCGAGAGGCTCCAGTCCCTCTTGGGGGCCCTGCAAGAGCAGGCCTCCGGCGTCATCGGCCATCTGGAGGTGACGCATCAGTTCAGCCAGCCGGTCGCGGACCGGATGGGACCCGGAGGCATGGAGCAGCACAGCTCCCGCGTTGAAGCGGATCTGGCCAAGTACGGGGGTGTTGAGGGACTCGCGCTGGCCGAGGAAGTATTTGAGCTTTCCTCTGAACTGGGGGCCTGGGCGACGGCGCGCTTCCCCAAGGTCCAAAACCGGTGGGCACTGGGTTCCCTGCTCCTTTTTGACGCTGCGCGCAGCATGATGAGGGGGCCCCGCTCTGCCAGCTGGCCCGACCGCCGGCGCGTGTCCTGGGATTACTACTGGGACAGCCACCTGCGCAGCTGCACGGCGGGCTTCGGTCCGCGGGCAGAAAGCGTCCGGCAGGCCATGACGGTCCAGGTTGCGGCCAAAGTGGCACCCACCCAACGGCTGATGGCGGCCACGGCTGCAGAATCGGCGGTGGAAAACTGGCGCCGCCGCTGGTTCCGGACCATAGACACCTACCTGTACCGGGCAGACAAGGCGCGGCTAAGCCGCAGTGCACAACACCTGACGGTCTACCAGGCCCACATGCTGCTGAACCGGCTTGGACTATCACTGCGCGAAGAGGCGGCACTGGGCCTCTACGCGCGGAGTTGGAGTACGGATCGGGAGGCCCTCCTCCTGGACAGGCGTTGA
- a CDS encoding helix-turn-helix transcriptional regulator, with protein sequence MLDQSSLAVYRYAVSHPGWTVSDASEALGLTTRSLQKAIAQLTERCLLVPAGGDLAGYTAVSPDVALAELVDPDERALLDLRSRIGAKRRELAGLIPTFAAASRQASTDSAVEVLEDPDRVMRVLIEYARSASECVLMSRPGPGANADTQEESVQKDIDLLRQGVQRRTLYHASIRDHVPTRRAVEAVTAAGGEFRTLPHMPLRTVIFDGKVAVIPRGRTPDDRAGLVIRDPNLVQIFVRMFDFAWELGEPFLAEEPQSNQLTSTQRSILRALAAGNPDDVIARRLGISVRTCRRHIAKMLEDLGAESRFQAGIKAHRAGWI encoded by the coding sequence GTGTTGGACCAGTCCTCCCTGGCCGTTTACCGGTACGCAGTCAGCCATCCCGGATGGACGGTCTCCGACGCGTCCGAGGCACTTGGCCTCACCACCCGGTCCCTTCAAAAAGCTATTGCCCAGTTGACCGAACGCTGCTTATTGGTTCCGGCCGGCGGGGATCTGGCGGGCTACACCGCGGTGTCCCCCGACGTCGCCCTCGCCGAGCTCGTCGACCCGGATGAGCGTGCCCTCCTGGATCTGCGCTCCCGCATCGGCGCCAAGAGACGTGAACTGGCCGGCCTGATTCCGACCTTTGCCGCAGCCAGCCGGCAGGCCTCCACGGATTCGGCGGTGGAGGTGCTGGAGGACCCTGACCGGGTGATGCGGGTCCTGATTGAATACGCACGCTCTGCTTCCGAATGCGTCCTGATGTCCCGTCCCGGCCCCGGGGCGAACGCTGACACCCAGGAGGAAAGCGTCCAGAAGGACATCGACCTGCTGCGGCAGGGGGTCCAGCGCCGCACCCTCTACCACGCCAGCATCCGGGACCATGTGCCCACCCGCCGGGCCGTGGAGGCCGTCACCGCCGCCGGCGGTGAATTCCGCACGCTGCCCCATATGCCCCTGCGCACCGTGATCTTCGACGGCAAGGTTGCGGTTATCCCGCGGGGGCGCACCCCTGACGACCGGGCCGGGCTGGTCATCCGCGATCCCAACCTGGTCCAGATCTTCGTGCGCATGTTCGACTTTGCCTGGGAGCTCGGGGAGCCCTTCCTGGCCGAGGAACCGCAGTCCAACCAGTTGACCAGCACGCAGCGGTCCATCCTGCGCGCCCTGGCCGCCGGAAATCCGGACGACGTCATTGCCCGCCGGCTGGGAATCAGCGTGCGGACCTGCCGCCGGCACATCGCCAAGATGCTGGAGGACCTGGGGGCCGAGAGCCGGTTCCAGGCCGGTATCAAGGCTCACCGCGCCGGGTGGATTTAG
- a CDS encoding PLP-dependent aminotransferase family protein — translation MTFEENSADILHADTQTALDRAAASTHRHEALFSDRAFHIKQSAVRDVFDISIRPGLVSLAGGSPYLRSLPLADLGETVRRIVAEQGLESLQYGAGQGTEELRRQACEVMAAEGITDADPADIVITTGSQSAQDVAAKVFCNPGDVVLCEDPTYVGALNAFEAYEVELQPVPMDADGLVPEALEACIATLREQGKSIKMLYTIPSFNNPSGITLAAGRRQRIVDICKAANILILEDNPYGMLRFDGMPLTPLRAGNPDDVLYLGSFSKIFAPGVRVGWALVPRHLHRRFYLACEAVVLCPSPLSQMLVSAYLRDYDWMEHIRASRLLYAARCASMLAALTEHLPDGVSWTVPDGGFFVWLSLPEGLDTYPLLYEAIDAGVVFIPGAAFTPSDEPSNKLRLAFSAVPEEDITEGVRRLAPVLRRAVDAAGH, via the coding sequence ATGACTTTCGAGGAGAACTCCGCTGACATCCTGCACGCGGACACCCAGACCGCGCTTGACCGGGCTGCTGCCTCCACGCACCGGCACGAGGCCCTGTTCTCGGACCGGGCCTTCCACATCAAGCAGTCGGCCGTGCGGGACGTCTTCGACATTTCCATCCGGCCGGGGCTGGTGTCCCTCGCCGGGGGCAGCCCCTACCTGCGGTCCCTTCCGCTGGCGGACCTGGGCGAGACGGTGCGGCGGATCGTGGCGGAGCAGGGGCTGGAATCCCTGCAGTACGGAGCCGGCCAGGGCACTGAGGAGCTGCGGCGCCAGGCGTGCGAGGTCATGGCTGCGGAGGGAATCACCGACGCCGATCCGGCCGACATTGTCATCACCACCGGCTCGCAGTCAGCCCAGGACGTCGCGGCCAAGGTGTTCTGCAACCCCGGCGACGTGGTGCTGTGCGAGGACCCCACCTACGTGGGGGCGCTGAACGCCTTTGAGGCCTACGAAGTGGAACTCCAGCCGGTGCCGATGGACGCAGACGGGCTGGTTCCCGAGGCGTTGGAAGCATGCATCGCCACCCTGCGGGAGCAGGGCAAGTCCATCAAGATGCTCTATACGATCCCCAGCTTCAACAACCCCAGCGGCATCACCCTCGCTGCCGGGCGCCGGCAGCGGATCGTGGATATCTGCAAGGCTGCCAACATCCTGATCCTGGAGGACAACCCCTACGGGATGCTGCGCTTTGACGGCATGCCGCTGACGCCGCTGCGCGCCGGGAATCCGGACGACGTGCTGTACCTGGGCTCCTTCTCCAAGATCTTCGCTCCCGGCGTCCGTGTGGGCTGGGCACTGGTGCCCCGGCACCTGCACCGGCGCTTTTACCTGGCCTGCGAAGCGGTGGTGCTCTGCCCATCCCCGCTGTCCCAGATGCTGGTCTCCGCCTACCTGCGCGACTATGACTGGATGGAGCACATCCGCGCCTCGCGCCTGTTGTACGCCGCGCGCTGCGCTTCGATGCTGGCCGCGCTCACCGAGCACCTGCCCGACGGCGTGAGCTGGACGGTGCCCGACGGCGGCTTTTTTGTCTGGCTCAGCCTGCCCGAGGGCCTCGATACCTATCCGCTGCTGTACGAGGCAATCGACGCCGGAGTGGTGTTCATCCCGGGCGCCGCCTTCACGCCGTCGGACGAGCCGTCAAACAAGCTGCGCCTGGCGTTCAGTGCCGTCCCCGAAGAGGACATCACCGAAGGGGTGCGCAGGCTCGCTCCCGTGCTGCGCCGGGCCGTGGACGCCGCCGGACACTGA
- a CDS encoding dihydrolipoamide acetyltransferase family protein — protein sequence MTLRTFHLPDVGEGLTEADIVSWKVKTGDTVAVNDVIVEIETAKSLVELPSPYAGTVSALLVQEGQTVEVGAPIISVSAGAQAEPGIAQPGAPMTPAPVPAPAADDEQPSASLTGTGPKADAVKRRPRVQRPSPGREAPAAVPETNVPRPGPLPRTAAEPASAAATVPDTTVPGAAASESRVPGVAAAGAAVQESLNRLLQRVLAKPPVRKAAKDLGINLADVPATGVDGEVTKQDLISYQAQRESEQAAADTFWKPARKPQEMRIERIPVKGVRRATAKAMVESAFTAPHVSIFVDVDASRTMEFVQRLKASRDFEGIKVSPLLILAKAVIWAAARNPSVNATWAGEEILVKHFMNLGIAAATPRGLMVPNIKDAQDLSLKELAVALNSLATTARAGKTPPADMQGGTLTVTNIGALGIDTGTPIINPGEVAIVAFGTIKQKPWVVGGAVVPRWVTTLGGSFDHRVVDGDLSARFMADVASILEEPALLLD from the coding sequence ATGACTTTGAGAACGTTCCACCTCCCCGACGTTGGAGAAGGCCTGACCGAGGCCGACATCGTCTCCTGGAAGGTCAAGACCGGAGACACGGTTGCCGTCAATGACGTGATTGTCGAAATTGAAACGGCAAAGTCGCTGGTCGAACTCCCTTCCCCGTACGCCGGCACGGTCTCCGCCCTGCTCGTGCAGGAAGGCCAGACCGTGGAGGTGGGAGCGCCGATTATCAGCGTTTCGGCCGGTGCGCAGGCCGAACCGGGCATCGCGCAGCCCGGCGCCCCGATGACTCCGGCTCCGGTGCCGGCGCCGGCTGCAGACGATGAGCAGCCCAGTGCCTCGCTCACGGGCACCGGACCCAAGGCCGACGCCGTCAAGCGCCGCCCGCGGGTTCAGCGGCCGTCGCCGGGCAGGGAAGCGCCGGCGGCGGTCCCGGAAACCAACGTTCCGCGCCCCGGCCCGCTGCCCCGGACGGCGGCCGAACCTGCCTCAGCGGCGGCCACTGTTCCGGACACCACTGTTCCGGGCGCCGCAGCCTCTGAATCCCGCGTCCCCGGAGTAGCCGCTGCCGGCGCTGCGGTGCAGGAATCCTTGAACCGGCTGCTGCAGCGCGTGCTGGCCAAGCCGCCGGTCCGCAAGGCCGCCAAGGACCTGGGCATCAACCTCGCCGATGTCCCGGCCACCGGCGTCGACGGCGAAGTGACCAAACAGGACCTGATCAGTTACCAGGCGCAGCGGGAGTCGGAGCAGGCCGCCGCGGATACGTTCTGGAAGCCGGCACGCAAGCCCCAGGAGATGCGGATCGAGCGCATCCCGGTGAAGGGAGTGCGCCGTGCCACCGCCAAGGCCATGGTGGAGAGTGCCTTTACGGCCCCGCATGTGAGCATCTTCGTGGACGTGGATGCCTCCCGGACGATGGAATTCGTGCAGCGGCTGAAGGCGTCCCGCGACTTCGAGGGCATCAAGGTCTCCCCGCTGCTGATCCTGGCCAAGGCAGTGATCTGGGCCGCGGCCCGCAACCCGTCCGTCAACGCCACCTGGGCGGGCGAGGAAATCCTGGTCAAGCACTTCATGAACCTCGGCATTGCGGCCGCGACGCCGCGCGGACTGATGGTGCCCAATATCAAGGACGCCCAGGACCTGTCCCTGAAGGAACTGGCGGTTGCGCTCAATTCCCTGGCCACCACCGCACGCGCCGGCAAGACGCCGCCGGCCGACATGCAGGGCGGCACCCTGACGGTCACCAATATCGGTGCGCTCGGCATTGACACCGGCACCCCGATCATCAATCCCGGCGAAGTGGCGATTGTGGCGTTCGGAACCATCAAGCAAAAGCCGTGGGTTGTGGGCGGCGCCGTTGTTCCCCGCTGGGTGACCACGCTCGGCGGTTCCTTCGACCACCGTGTGGTCGACGGCGATCTCTCCGCGCGGTTCATGGCCGACGTTGCCTCCATTCTGGAGGAGCCGGCGCTGCTCCTGGACTGA
- a CDS encoding alpha-ketoacid dehydrogenase subunit beta, whose amino-acid sequence MSTMTLAKAINAGLRAGLADNPKALLMGEDIGDLGGVYRVTEGLKAEFGASRVVDTPLAESGIIGTAIGLALRGYRPVCEIQFDGFVFPGFNQITTQLAKMHSRSEGTLRSPVVIRIPYGGGIGSIEHHSESPEALFAHTAGLRILAPSNPQDAYWMIQQAMTCQDPVIIFEPKRRYWLKGDVDTEQPSGDPFRAHVLREGTDATIVAYGPLVPVALAAAKAAEEDGRSIEVVDLRSISPIDFDTITESVRKTGRLIVTHEAPTFGGIGGEIAARVGERAFLSLEAPVIRVGGFHMPYPVAKVEEHYLPDIDKLMDALDRSFAY is encoded by the coding sequence ATGAGCACCATGACCCTGGCCAAGGCCATCAACGCCGGTCTCCGCGCCGGGCTGGCGGATAACCCCAAGGCCCTGCTGATGGGGGAGGACATCGGCGACCTCGGCGGCGTCTACCGCGTCACGGAAGGACTGAAGGCTGAGTTCGGCGCCAGCCGTGTCGTGGACACCCCGCTGGCCGAATCGGGCATTATCGGGACCGCCATCGGACTGGCGCTGCGCGGCTACCGGCCCGTCTGTGAAATCCAGTTCGACGGCTTCGTGTTCCCCGGGTTCAACCAGATCACCACGCAGCTGGCCAAGATGCACTCCCGCAGTGAAGGGACGCTTCGTTCCCCCGTGGTCATCCGCATCCCCTACGGCGGCGGCATCGGTTCCATCGAACACCATTCGGAATCCCCGGAAGCGCTGTTTGCCCATACCGCCGGCCTGCGCATTCTCGCTCCGTCCAATCCACAGGACGCCTACTGGATGATCCAGCAGGCCATGACGTGCCAGGACCCGGTGATCATCTTCGAACCGAAGCGCCGCTACTGGCTCAAGGGCGACGTCGACACTGAGCAGCCCAGCGGCGATCCGTTCCGCGCCCACGTGCTGCGCGAAGGCACTGACGCCACCATCGTCGCCTACGGGCCGCTGGTCCCGGTGGCCCTGGCCGCGGCCAAGGCGGCAGAGGAAGACGGCCGCAGCATCGAGGTGGTGGACCTGCGGTCCATCTCGCCGATCGATTTCGACACCATCACCGAATCGGTCCGGAAGACCGGCCGGCTCATCGTCACCCACGAGGCGCCGACCTTCGGCGGCATCGGCGGCGAGATCGCGGCCCGCGTCGGCGAGCGTGCCTTCCTCTCGCTCGAAGCCCCGGTTATCCGGGTCGGCGGATTCCACATGCCCTATCCCGTCGCCAAGGTCGAAGAGCACTACCTGCCCGACATCGACAAGCTGATGGACGCCCTGGACCGGTCCTTCGCCTACTGA